The following proteins are co-located in the Streptosporangium brasiliense genome:
- the efeB gene encoding iron uptake transporter deferrochelatase/peroxidase subunit — MPDLSRRRLLTGAGLAVGAGAAAVAGAGFVRQAQPEPVRADSPGASIPFHGPHQAGIATPVQDRLHFAAFDLSTDSREAVVAMLKAWTAAAARMTAAQEVGGGATGAELAPPDDTGEAIGLPASRLTLTVGFGPTFFDKLKLPRPDRLKELPHFPGDKLDPARSGGDLCVQACADDPQVAVHAVRNLVRIGFGTASVRWSQLGFGKTSSTTPDAQTPRNLMGFKDGTANIAGTDGKRLDEHVWVGEEGPEWMRGGSYLVARRIRMHIETWDRTSLKEQEDIFGRTKREGAPYGGTREHDPVVLAKMPVDSHVRLAHPDSLGGVTILRRGYSFTDGSDGLGRLDAGLFFLAYQRDPEKGFIPIQRALAAKDTLNEYIQHVGSGVFACPGGVQPGSYWGAGLLT, encoded by the coding sequence ATGCCCGATCTCAGCCGACGCAGGCTCCTGACCGGCGCGGGCCTCGCCGTGGGCGCCGGGGCCGCCGCCGTCGCGGGCGCAGGCTTCGTACGACAGGCGCAGCCGGAGCCGGTCCGGGCCGACTCGCCCGGTGCCTCGATCCCGTTCCACGGTCCGCACCAGGCCGGGATCGCCACCCCGGTCCAGGACCGGCTGCACTTCGCCGCCTTCGACCTGAGCACCGACTCCCGCGAGGCGGTGGTGGCGATGCTGAAGGCGTGGACCGCCGCGGCGGCCCGGATGACCGCGGCGCAGGAGGTCGGCGGCGGGGCGACGGGCGCGGAGCTCGCCCCGCCGGACGACACCGGCGAGGCCATCGGCCTGCCCGCCTCGCGGCTCACGCTGACGGTGGGTTTCGGCCCCACATTCTTCGACAAGCTGAAGCTGCCCAGGCCGGACCGGCTCAAGGAGCTGCCGCACTTCCCGGGGGACAAGCTCGACCCGGCCCGCAGCGGCGGCGACCTCTGCGTGCAGGCGTGCGCCGACGACCCCCAGGTCGCGGTGCACGCCGTACGGAACCTGGTGCGCATCGGCTTCGGCACGGCGTCGGTCCGGTGGTCCCAGCTCGGCTTCGGCAAGACGTCCTCGACCACGCCGGACGCGCAGACCCCGCGCAACCTGATGGGCTTCAAGGACGGCACCGCCAACATCGCCGGGACCGACGGCAAGCGGCTGGACGAGCACGTCTGGGTGGGCGAGGAGGGGCCCGAGTGGATGCGCGGCGGCTCCTACCTCGTGGCCCGGCGGATCCGGATGCACATCGAGACCTGGGACCGGACCTCGCTGAAGGAGCAGGAGGACATCTTCGGCCGGACCAAGCGGGAGGGCGCCCCGTACGGGGGCACACGCGAGCACGACCCCGTGGTCCTGGCCAAGATGCCGGTCGACTCCCACGTGCGGCTGGCCCACCCGGACTCCCTGGGCGGGGTGACGATCCTGCGCCGGGGCTACTCCTTCACCGACGGCAGCGACGGCCTGGGACGGCTGGACGCGGGCCTGTTCTTCCTGGCCTACCAGCGTGACCCCGAGAAGGGGTTCATCCCGATCCAGCGCGCCCTGGCGGCCAAGGACACGCTCAACGAATACATCCAGCACGTCGGGTCCGGCGTGTTCGCCTGCCCGGGCGGGGTGCAGCCGGGCTCCTACTGGGGCGCGGGACTCCTCACCTGA
- a CDS encoding endonuclease/exonuclease/phosphatase family protein, with amino-acid sequence MKGVYGGAETADMTGAAARRPPAPAGRTPRRRARALAWAAAAWLAFVVLHHLLSGRFWLWLVPDLVPPLVYLAAPLLLLAAVPLTGRAGRTRRWCAVLAAASLLLGAGQSGLNPGALTGGTAAAAPAGALRVLSWNTEYWDQDDDPDRFYAFLRTRDADVYALQEYLHWSGGAPRQVDDLARLRREFPGYHLAVNGELVTLSRLPIVSARALGPAGVLGPGSPWRAAFDLAKVLRTDLRVGASVLSVYNVHVPTQYMLDDSPLTSRFYTGLRDRDAARQAQFDGLEADVGANRGALVVTGDFNTTYAMGDLGWLSGRLSNANRASPDLLPASWPAGGPALWQLDWTFTSAATVHDYGLLDPHGLSDHRAQDVLVSVGG; translated from the coding sequence ATGAAGGGCGTGTACGGCGGAGCGGAGACGGCGGACATGACAGGCGCCGCGGCGCGGCGGCCGCCCGCGCCGGCCGGCCGTACGCCCCGGCGGCGGGCCCGGGCGCTCGCCTGGGCCGCCGCCGCGTGGCTGGCGTTCGTCGTCCTGCACCACCTGCTGTCGGGCCGGTTCTGGCTGTGGCTGGTACCGGACCTCGTGCCGCCGCTGGTCTATCTCGCCGCGCCGCTCCTGCTGCTGGCCGCCGTGCCGCTGACCGGCCGGGCCGGCCGGACCCGGCGGTGGTGCGCGGTCCTGGCGGCCGCCTCCCTCCTCCTCGGCGCGGGCCAGAGTGGGCTCAACCCCGGCGCGCTGACCGGCGGCACCGCGGCCGCCGCCCCGGCCGGCGCGCTCCGCGTACTGTCGTGGAACACCGAATACTGGGACCAGGACGACGACCCGGACCGCTTCTACGCCTTCCTCAGGACCCGCGACGCCGACGTCTACGCGCTCCAGGAGTATCTGCACTGGTCCGGCGGCGCCCCGCGCCAGGTCGACGACCTGGCACGGCTGCGCCGGGAGTTCCCCGGATACCACCTCGCGGTGAACGGCGAGCTGGTCACACTGTCCCGCCTGCCCATCGTCTCGGCCCGGGCGCTGGGGCCGGCCGGGGTCCTCGGCCCCGGCTCCCCGTGGCGGGCGGCGTTCGACCTGGCCAAGGTCCTACGGACCGACCTGCGGGTCGGCGCCTCCGTGCTGTCGGTCTACAACGTGCACGTCCCCACCCAGTACATGCTGGACGACAGCCCGCTGACCTCGCGGTTCTACACCGGGTTACGGGACCGCGACGCCGCCCGCCAGGCACAGTTCGACGGCCTGGAGGCCGACGTCGGCGCCAACCGCGGCGCGCTCGTCGTCACCGGCGACTTCAACACCACCTACGCCATGGGCGACCTGGGGTGGCTGTCCGGCCGGCTCTCCAACGCCAACCGCGCCTCCCCCGACCTGCTGCCCGCCTCCTGGCCGGCCGGCGGGCCGGCCCTGTGGCAGCTCGACTGGACCTTCACCTCGGCGGCCACCGTCCACGACTACGGCCTCCTGGATCCCCATGGCCTGTCCGACCACCGCGCGCAGGACGTGCTGGTGTCCGTCGGCGGCTGA
- a CDS encoding glycosyltransferase family 2 protein yields the protein MGPDRPLVTVIVPNYNHARFLPLCLAALREQTHSPLEIMVVDDCSTDGSVSIAESMGVPVVRTPANGGSAVARNTGAARAAGEILFFVDSDVALAPDAVATAVALLEADPGLGAVCGIEDPEPLIRSTRTEDYRALQHHYWSIGSEGEVSFLWSAMFAIRADVFAETGPFNPLLRHTEEVDYGRRLSLRRTVVITSAVRGRMGHDRELGALLRKLFHRGRLRVPLYARRRRFARGYETASRAWASLAAAFAALTLPLPLLLGPAAAAVPVLWLAVSLACDAGMYRYVFARRCPLFGLFFVGVHFLVNLVIIGGVAAGAAQWLVSRRFRGVYDVPAPAVLRSGG from the coding sequence ATGGGACCGGACCGTCCACTGGTCACCGTCATCGTGCCCAACTACAACCACGCGCGGTTCCTGCCGCTGTGCCTGGCGGCCCTGCGGGAGCAGACCCACTCCCCCCTGGAGATCATGGTGGTGGACGACTGCAGCACCGACGGATCGGTGTCGATCGCGGAGTCCATGGGGGTGCCCGTCGTCCGGACCCCGGCCAACGGCGGCTCCGCGGTGGCCCGCAACACCGGGGCCGCCCGGGCGGCCGGCGAGATCCTGTTCTTCGTCGACTCCGACGTGGCGCTGGCCCCCGACGCGGTGGCCACCGCGGTGGCGCTCCTGGAGGCCGACCCCGGCCTCGGCGCCGTCTGCGGCATCGAGGACCCCGAACCGCTGATCCGCTCCACCCGGACCGAGGACTACCGCGCCCTGCAGCACCACTACTGGTCGATCGGCTCGGAGGGCGAGGTCTCCTTCCTGTGGTCGGCGATGTTCGCGATCCGCGCGGACGTCTTCGCCGAGACGGGGCCGTTCAACCCGCTGCTGCGCCACACCGAGGAGGTCGACTACGGCCGGCGGCTCAGCCTGCGCCGGACCGTCGTGATCACCTCGGCCGTGCGCGGCCGGATGGGCCACGACCGCGAGCTGGGGGCGCTGCTGCGCAAACTCTTCCACCGCGGCCGGTTGCGCGTGCCCCTGTACGCCCGGCGGCGCAGGTTCGCGCGGGGCTACGAGACCGCCTCCCGGGCCTGGGCCTCCCTGGCGGCGGCGTTCGCGGCCCTCACCCTGCCGCTGCCCCTGCTCCTGGGCCCCGCTGCCGCCGCCGTACCGGTGCTCTGGCTGGCCGTCTCACTGGCCTGTGACGCGGGCATGTACCGGTATGTGTTCGCCCGGCGCTGCCCGCTCTTCGGCCTGTTCTTCGTCGGCGTGCACTTCCTGGTGAACCTCGTCATCATCGGTGGCGTGGCCGCCGGGGCGGCGCAGTGGCTGGTGTCCCGGCGCTTCCGCGGGGTCTACGACGTCCCGGCCCCGGCCGTGCTGCGGAGCGGAGGATGA
- a CDS encoding endonuclease/exonuclease/phosphatase family protein: protein MTVAGRWAVRVALGVSAVWLLSALANWLTGRFWWWGGALPLLMFCLGPLLVLGAVAMLLLARTRLSRLERVLVSLAAAQVALIALRRLLTGRTWVWVVPDLIVPPLLFALLPAALLAALAVLRLCRVRTARTVRAWTALLAAAALVLGLDQAGLNPRAPWAWAGDGPAPPGALHVVSWDTYCWNTTDDPGRFFAYLKGFDADVYLLQEHSGCGPGAPLPLRDGERLRSEFPGHHIATAGGLLTISRLPVAGQAALGADPNPLAPSWTDAALRTDLRVGGRLVSVYNVHFYDMLYLSSSPLSREFYRSIAALDTARTAQFDALAADLGRNRNPVLVSGNLNTLPGTGHARRLAGLADAARAGRSPYPATLTFAGLRLWRMDWTLTSPGLRVHRYELRSPEGMSTHHLQDVVVSPAAGESARGAGPSARRAPDRHPNPDQNPKAG from the coding sequence ATGACCGTGGCGGGGCGCTGGGCGGTGCGGGTGGCGCTTGGGGTGTCGGCGGTGTGGCTGCTGTCCGCCCTGGCCAACTGGCTGACCGGCAGGTTCTGGTGGTGGGGGGGCGCGCTGCCGCTCCTGATGTTCTGCCTCGGGCCGCTGCTGGTGCTCGGGGCGGTGGCGATGCTCCTGCTCGCCCGCACGCGGCTGTCCCGCCTCGAACGGGTGCTGGTCAGCCTGGCGGCGGCGCAGGTGGCGCTCATCGCGCTGCGCCGGCTGCTCACCGGCCGCACCTGGGTGTGGGTCGTCCCCGATCTCATTGTGCCGCCCCTGCTGTTCGCGCTGCTGCCGGCGGCGCTGCTCGCGGCCCTCGCGGTGCTCCGGCTGTGCCGCGTCCGGACCGCCCGGACCGTCCGCGCGTGGACGGCCCTGCTCGCCGCGGCCGCCCTCGTCCTCGGCCTGGACCAGGCGGGGCTGAACCCGCGCGCCCCCTGGGCGTGGGCCGGGGACGGGCCCGCCCCGCCCGGCGCGCTCCACGTCGTCTCCTGGGACACCTACTGCTGGAACACCACCGACGACCCCGGCCGCTTCTTCGCCTACCTGAAAGGGTTCGACGCCGACGTCTACCTGCTCCAGGAGCACTCGGGGTGCGGCCCCGGGGCCCCGCTGCCCCTGCGGGACGGGGAGCGGCTGCGGAGCGAGTTCCCCGGCCACCACATCGCGACCGCCGGCGGCCTGCTGACGATCTCACGCCTCCCCGTGGCGGGCCAGGCGGCGCTGGGGGCGGACCCGAACCCGCTCGCGCCCTCCTGGACGGACGCGGCCCTCCGCACCGACCTGCGGGTCGGCGGACGCCTGGTCTCGGTGTACAACGTGCACTTCTACGACATGCTCTACCTCAGCTCCAGCCCGCTGAGCCGGGAGTTCTACCGGTCCATAGCGGCGCTGGACACCGCGCGGACGGCCCAGTTCGACGCGCTGGCCGCCGATCTCGGCCGTAACCGCAACCCCGTGCTGGTCTCCGGCAACCTCAACACGCTGCCCGGCACGGGACACGCGCGGCGGCTGGCGGGCCTGGCCGACGCGGCGCGCGCCGGCCGGTCACCGTACCCGGCGACGCTCACCTTCGCGGGGCTGCGGCTGTGGCGGATGGACTGGACCCTCACCTCGCCCGGCCTGCGCGTGCACCGCTACGAGCTGCGCTCCCCCGAGGGGATGTCCACCCACCATCTGCAGGACGTGGTCGTCTCACCGGCCGCCGGGGAGAGCGCCCGCGGCGCCGGGCCGTCCGCGCGCCGCGCCCCGGACCGTCATCCGAACCCGGACCAGAATCCGAAAGCGGGGTAA
- a CDS encoding class I SAM-dependent methyltransferase, protein MTSTSHSGPPPASPGREQLRHLVRQLPAGRVSGPLLRALAALPLADRPFAWLERHPAVHGTVLSAFGLRRPIFIDHPARPEPRFGYGRPDHPQIAALLERGRARYAERLTRFLALEQRLAAIPVREHPGGTTPYWDNGWLPPLDALALYGFLTEAAPRRYVEIGSGNSTKFVRRAIDDHGLRTHVTSIDPAPRATVDALCDTVVRSPLERVDPGLFADLEAGDIVFLDGSHRVFMGSDVTVFFFEILPLLRPGVLVQLHDILLPSDYPPEWRWRHYSEQYLLAAFLLADPARFDTELPNAFIDGDARLRGLVEPLWHRLGLTESYRPASFWLRIRDRAPGTAEAAETAGTAGTAGTAA, encoded by the coding sequence ATGACATCGACCTCGCACAGCGGCCCGCCGCCGGCCTCCCCGGGCCGCGAGCAGCTCCGCCACCTCGTCCGCCAGCTCCCCGCCGGGCGGGTGAGCGGACCCCTGCTGCGGGCGCTGGCCGCGCTGCCCCTCGCCGACCGGCCCTTCGCGTGGCTGGAGCGGCACCCGGCGGTGCACGGCACGGTCCTGTCCGCCTTCGGCCTGCGCCGGCCGATCTTCATCGACCACCCCGCCCGGCCGGAGCCGCGCTTCGGGTACGGCAGGCCGGACCACCCGCAGATCGCGGCGCTGCTCGAACGGGGCCGGGCCCGCTACGCCGAGCGGCTCACCCGCTTCCTCGCCCTGGAACAGCGCCTGGCCGCCATCCCGGTGCGGGAGCACCCGGGCGGCACCACGCCGTACTGGGACAACGGCTGGCTGCCGCCGCTGGACGCGCTCGCGCTGTACGGCTTCCTCACCGAGGCCGCGCCGCGGCGGTACGTCGAGATCGGCTCGGGCAACTCCACGAAGTTCGTCCGCCGCGCGATCGACGACCACGGCCTGCGCACCCACGTCACCTCGATCGACCCGGCACCACGCGCCACCGTCGACGCGCTGTGCGACACGGTGGTCCGCAGCCCGCTGGAGCGCGTGGACCCGGGGCTGTTCGCCGACCTGGAGGCCGGTGACATCGTCTTCCTCGACGGGTCGCACCGGGTCTTCATGGGATCGGACGTGACCGTCTTCTTCTTCGAGATCCTGCCGCTGCTGCGGCCGGGCGTCCTGGTGCAGCTGCACGACATCCTGCTGCCCAGCGACTACCCGCCCGAGTGGCGCTGGCGGCACTACTCCGAGCAGTATCTGCTCGCGGCCTTCCTCCTGGCCGACCCGGCCCGGTTCGACACCGAGCTGCCGAACGCGTTCATCGACGGTGACGCGCGGCTGCGCGGGCTGGTGGAGCCGCTCTGGCACCGCCTGGGGCTCACCGAGTCCTACCGCCCGGCGTCGTTCTGGCTGCGCATCCGCGACCGGGCGCCCGGCACGGCGGAGGCGGCGGAAACAGCGGGGACGGCGGGGACGGCGGGGACGGCGGCATGA